The genomic region GCTGACGCGTTAATGTGTTGTACTGATACATCCGCTTCCGTACAGTGGGTTGCCACACGAATGGTGTTCACACCCAAATCTTTTGCCATGTGCAAGTGATCAACGGTACCGATACCCGGTAACAACAACGCCGATACTTTCGCTTGTTTCAGTTGAGGAATAACCGCTGATAAATATTCTTCATCGGTGTGCGCAGGGAAACCGTAGTTTAATGATGCGCCGCCTAAACCATCACCGTGGGTAACTTCAATGAGCGGTACATTCGCGTCATCTAAGCCTGTTGCCACCGCAACCATCTGCTCAACTGAAATTTGATGACGACGCGCATGCATGCCATCACGTAATGACATGTCGTGCAGGATCACTTTTTTATTTGTAATATCCATGATTAATTCCTTAGTTGGCAACGTTAAGTGCGGTTGAAACCATGCCTTGTTGGAGCATTTCGCCGTACATTTCTGCCGTACGTGTTGCTGCGGCGGTCATAATGTCTAAGTTACCGGCATATTTTGGTAAGTAGTCACCTAAGCCTTCCACTTCCATAAATACCGACACTTTATTGCCGTCAAATACTGGGCCGTTTTTCAATTTGTAGCCTGGTACATAACGCTGCACCTCTTCCACCATGTCTAATATCGAGCGCGTGATAGCGTCTTGATCCGGCGTATCTTTGGTTAAACAGTGAATGGTGTCTCGCATAATCAGCGGTGGCTCAGCTGGGTTGATGATGATTATTGCTTTACCTTTATCAGCACCGCCTACAGACTCTACAGCTCCTGCGGTTGTACGGGTAAATTCATCGATATTTTGACGTGTACCCGGACCGACTGAACGCGATGACACGGTTGCCACGATCTCGCCGTAACTTACCTCTTGCACGCGTGATACAGCCGCGACCATAGGAATGGTTGCTTGCCCGCCACAGGTTACCATGTTTAAGTTTTTCAACTCGGTCATGTTTTGCTTTTGTAAGTTCACTGGTGGTACACAGAATGGACCAATCGCCGCGGGTGTTAAATCGATAACGAAAATACCGTGCGCGTTTAATTTCGCTGAATTCTCTTCATGTACGTATGCCGAGGTGGCATCAAACGCGATTTGAATGTCACCTGGCTTAGTGTTGGCAATTAAACCGTCAACACCATCAGCGGTAACATTAAGGCCTTTGTCTTTAGCGCGTTTTAAGCCATCTGATTCAGGGTCAATACCCACCATCCAACTTGGTTCTAATACCTCACTGCGCAGCAGCTTGTACATTAAGTCGGTACCGATGTTGCCCGAGCCAATTAAGGCGCATTTAATTTTTTGTGTCATGTTAATACCTACTTGTTACGCAACAAAATTAATGCTGCAATCCCCTAACTCTTCAATGGTCATGGTAAATTTATCACCACTGGTTACTGGTATCAGTGGCGCAAGTGCACCGCTGAGAATAATGTCGCC from Thalassotalea sp. Sam97 harbors:
- a CDS encoding acetaldehyde dehydrogenase (acetylating) — protein: MTQKIKCALIGSGNIGTDLMYKLLRSEVLEPSWMVGIDPESDGLKRAKDKGLNVTADGVDGLIANTKPGDIQIAFDATSAYVHEENSAKLNAHGIFVIDLTPAAIGPFCVPPVNLQKQNMTELKNLNMVTCGGQATIPMVAAVSRVQEVSYGEIVATVSSRSVGPGTRQNIDEFTRTTAGAVESVGGADKGKAIIIINPAEPPLIMRDTIHCLTKDTPDQDAITRSILDMVEEVQRYVPGYKLKNGPVFDGNKVSVFMEVEGLGDYLPKYAGNLDIMTAAATRTAEMYGEMLQQGMVSTALNVAN